The nucleotide sequence TACTAAGAATAATCCTATTTACCGGAAATTACAAACTAAATTAGAACATATTACAGattatatcgaaaaaatatcaaattctgTTAATAATGCCACCGCAAAAATAAAGCTTTATCAAACTATTGACGAAAGTGTACTACTTTTCGATTTACTTGCAAATCATTTTAGTCAATATCAAGGTAATTTACTAGAAATCCTTATAAATGCCCATCAAGGAATTATCCACCCTTTGTTATTAAGCCCAGCAAAATTAGTTTCGGAACtgcagaaaattcaaaatttaattcccACAGATTCGACCTTTCCAGTCACTCTCATTTTAGCAAATTCTCATGAATTGTACAAACTTTTGAAACTGTCAGTATATCGAAATGGAGAAATAATATATTTCATAGTGCGTGTACCATTAACCAACCGCGACGTTTACGATTTAGTAAAAGTGACAAGTCTCCCAGTGCGTTtagataaagatttatttagttttattgtgCCATCGAAATCGTATTTAGTAATAGATAATAAtaagcaacaattttttcaaactgATATAGATTATGTTAAGTCATGTATtactttaaatgaaaaattactttgtgAACAAAAAGAACCTTTACATTTCGTAGCTGCCAGTGAGAACTGCGAAATATCAATTTAtagtaaaagtaaaatatCAGAATCATGCGACAAACgattaatacatttattacaCCCTTTATTCGTAAAAAATGAAGCTCCAAATTCTTGGATTTTTGCAGCCCCTAAGGCGACATCCctacaaataaattgtaaatttagtAAATCGTCGATTGAATTAAATAACACAGGAATTTTAAATCTACAACCAAAATGTGTAGCTTATGCTGACAATGTAATTTTACAATCATTTAACGAAATTaagcaaattacaaattttattactccttttattccaaaaattaatatgactGAAGCGTTTTGGAAGTCAAAGATAAATTTTGCTAATGTTCCCAAGTACAATTATTCGTTAATGTCAAATAACTTAATAAGTTTAAGTaaatttagtgttagtttaagTCATTTAAAAGATAAGCAAAAAGAATTAGTTCCAAATGTTCACGATGTACATCATTATGTATCCATTTATgtattattgataatttttataattgttacCATTGTAATAATAGTAttgcgaaaattaaaaaaagaaaaacctgtAGACGTAGTACAGCCTACTCAAAATTCTGCCGAATCCGTAGATACAATAGAAATTTGCAGCAACCCTTCCTACAAATTTCCTAATTAAGGGGGGACGTGTTGCGAGtgtataattataattatgttattCTCCTCTCTTAATGTTATTCTTTTCTCTTAATGTTATTCTTTTCTCTTAATGTTattcttttctctttattttaaactcagtcattttcttttctattaattaaccaaaattgtGTAACATGATTCTTTTCCTTACTTAGCAATATTGGTCGACAATCCTATCTttcctttctttcttttattcctTGTCTCTATTTCGCAATTACGAATTTAGGTAATTTTAAGTTAGTTGTAAGCAAGTTGTTAATGTAATAAGAAGTAAGCACGTCAATAAACTGTGGAGCGTTAGTTCTGTCCatactttcaaaaaaaacCTCGTCAGCATCCCAAAATCTACGTTGGGTAAACCATCCCCAacagagaatttttcaaagatgtgaagaatagaagagtgttgaaaaaaaacggtatcggaagcgtagtacagaaaaacttttactacaaaagttgtagcaaattgtgcccttaacgcaatggtctataacatttttgctcccagatgcatcaatatcgagaatttttcaaaaatgtgaaaaatagaagagtgttgaaaaaaaaacggtatcggaagcatagtacagaaaaacttttactacaaaagttgtagcaaattgtacccttaacgcaatggtctgtaacatttttgctcccagatgcatcaatatcgagaatttttcaaagatgtgaagaatagaagagtgttgaaaaaaaacggtatcggaagcgtagtacagaaaaacttttactacaaaagttgtagcaaattgtgcccttaacgcaatggtctataacatttttgctcccagatgcatcaatatcgagaatttttcaaaaatgtgaaaaatagaagagtgttgaaaaaaaacggtatcggaagcatagtacagaaaaacttttactacaaaagttgtagcaaattgtgcccttaacgctatggtctgtaacatttttgctcccagatgcatcaatatcgagaatttttcaaaaatgtgaagaatagaagagtgttgaaaaaaaaacggtatcggaagcgtagtaccgaaaaacttttactacaaaagttgtagcaaattgtgcccttaacgcaatggtttgtaacatttttattcccagatgcatcaatatcgagaatttttcaaaaatgtgaaaaatagaagagtgttgaaaaaaaacggtatccggagcatagtacagaaaaacttttactacacaagttgtagcaaattgtgcccttaacgcaatggtttgtaacatttttattcccagatgcatcaatatcgagaatttttcaaagatgtgaagaatagaagagtgttgaaaaaaaacggtatcggaagcgtagtacagaaaaacttttactacaaaagttgtagcaaattgtgcccttaacgcaatggtctataacattttttcctcccagatgcatcaatatcgagaatttttcaaaaatgtgaagaatagaagagtgttgaaaaaaaaacggtatcggaagcgtagtaccgaaaaacttttactacaaaagttgtagcaaattgtgcccttaacgcaatggtttgtaacatttttattcccagatgcatcaatatcgagaatttttcaaaaatgtgaaaaatagaagagtgttgaaaaaaaacggtatccggagcatagtacagaaaaacttttactacacaagttgtagcaaattgtgcccttaacgcaatggtctgtaacatttttgctcccagatgcatcaatatcgagaatttttcaaaaatgtgaagaatagaagattgttgaaaaaaaaacggtatcggaagcgtagtaccgaaaaacttttactacaaaagttgtagcaaattgtgcccttaacgcaatggtttgtaacatttttattcccagatgcatcaatatcgagaatttttcaaaaatgtgaaaaatagaagagtgttgaaaaaaaacggtatccggagcatagtacagaaaaacttttactacacaagttgtagcaaattgtgcccttaacgcaatggtctgtaacatttttgctcccagatgcatcaatatcgagaatttttcaaaaatgtgaagaatagaagagtgttgaaaaaaaacggtatcggaagcgtagtacagaaaaacttttactacaaaagttgtagcaaattgtgcccttaacgcaatggtctataacatttttgctcccagatgcatcaatatcgagaatttttcaaaaatgtgaaaaatagaagagtgttgaaaaaaaacggtatcggaagcatagtacagaaaaacttttactacaaaagttgtagcaaattgtgcccttaacgcaatggtctgtaacatttttgctcccagatgcatcaatatcgagaatttttcaaaaatgtgaagaatagaagagtgttgaaaaaaaaacggtatcggaagcgtagtaccgaaaaacttttactacaaaagttgtagcaaattgtgcccttaatgcaatggtttgtaacatttttattcccagatgcatcaatatcgagaatttttcaaaaatgtgaaaaatagaagagtgttgaaaaaaaacggtatccggagcatagtacagaaaaacttttactacacaagttgtagcaaattgtgcccttaacgcaatggtctgtaacatttttgctcccagatgcatcaatatcgagaatttttcaaaaatgtgaagaatagaagagtgttgaaaaaaaaacggtatcggaagcgtagtaccgaaaaacttttactacaaaagttgtagcaaattgtgcccttaacgcaatggtttgtaacatttttattcccagatgcatcaatatcgagaatttttcaaaaatgtgaaaaatagaagagtgttgaaaaaaaacggtatccggagcatagtacagaaaaacttttactacacaagttgtagcaaattgtgcccttaacgcaatggtctgtaacatttttgctcccagatgcatcaatatcgagaatttttcaaaaatgtgaagaatagaagagtgttgaaaaaaaacggtatcggaagcatagtacagaaaaacttttactacaaaagttgtagcaaattgtgcccttaatgcaatggtctgtaacatttttgctcccagatgcatcaatatcgagaatttttcaaaaatgtgaagaatagaagagtgttgaaaaaaaacggtatcggaagcatagtacagaaaaacttttactacaaaagttgtagcaaattgtgcccttaacgcaatggtctgtaacatttttgctcccagatgcatcaatatcgagaattttccaaaaatgtgaagaatagaagagtgttgaaaaaaaacggtatcggaagcatagtacagaaaaacttttactacaaaagttgtagcaaattgtgcccttaacgcaatggtctgtaacatttttgctcccagatgcatcaatatcgagaatttttcaaaaatgtgaagaatagaagagtgttgaaaaaaaaacggtatcggaagcgtagtaccgaaaaacttttactacaaaagttgtagcaaattgtgcccttaatgcaatggtttgtaacatttttattcccagatgcatcaatatcgagaatttttcaaaaatgtgaaaaatagaagagtgttgaaaaaaaacggtatccggagcatagtacagaaaaacttttactacacaagttgtagcaaattgtgcccttaacgcaatggtctgtaacatttttgctcccagatgcatcaatatcgagaatttttcaaaaatgtgaagaatagaagagtgttgaaaaaaaaacggtatcggaagcgtagtaccgaaaaacttttactacaaaagttgtagcaaattgtgcccttaacgcaatggtttgtaacatttttattcccagatgcatcaatatcgagaatttttcaaaaatgtgaaaaatagaagagtgttgaaaaaaaacggtatccggagcatagtacagaaaaacttttactacacaagttgtagcaaattgtgcccttaacgcaatggtttgtaacatttttgctcccagatgcatcaatatcgagaatttttcaaaaatgtgaagaatagaagagtgttgaaaaaaaacggtatcggaagcatagtacagaaaaacttttactacaaaagttgtagcaaattgtgcccttaatgcaatggtctgtaacatttttgctcccagatgcatcaatatcgagaatttttcaaaaatgtgaagaatagaagagtgttgaaaaaaaacggtatcggaagcatagtacagaaaaacttttactacaaaagttgtagcaaattgtgcccttaacgcaatggtctgtaacatttttgctcccagatgcatcaatatcgagaattttccaaaaatgtgaagaatagaagagtgttgaaaaaaaacggtatcggaagcatagtacagaaaaacttttactacaaaagttgtagcaaattgtgcccttaacgcaatggtctataacatttttgctcccagatgcatcaatatcgagaatttttcaaaaatgtgaagaatagaagagtgttgaaaaaaaacggtatcggaagcatagtacagaaaaacttttactacaaaagttgtagcaaattgtgcccttaacgcaatggtctgtaacatttttgctcccagatgcatcaatatcgagaatttttcaaaaatgtgaagaatagaagagtgttgaaaaaaaaacggtatcggaagcgtagtacaaaaaaacttttactacaaaagttgtagcaaattgtgcccttaacgcaatggtttgtaacatttttattcccagatgcatcaatatcgagaatttttcaaaaatttgaaaaatagaagagtgttgaaaaaaaacggtatccggagcatagtacagaaaaacttttactacacaagttgtagcaaattgtgcccttaacgcaatggtctataacatttttgctcccagatgcatcaatatcgagaatttttcaaagatgtgaagaatagaagagtgttgaaaaaaaacggtatcggaagcgtagtacagaaaaacttttactacaaaagttgtagcaaattgtgcccttaacgcaatggtctgtaacatttttgctcccagatgcatcaatatcgagaattttccaaaaatgtgaagaatagaagagtgttgaaaaaaaacggtatcggaagcatagtacagaaaaacttttactacaaaagttgtagcaaattgtgcccttaacgcaatggtctataacatttttgctcccagatgcatcaatatcgagaatttttcaaaaatgtgaagaatagaagagtgttgaaaaaaaaacggtatcggaagcgtagtaccgaaaaacctttactacaaaagttgtagcaaattgtgcccttaacgcaatggtctgtaacatttttgctcccaaatgcatcaatatcgagaatttttcaaagatgtgaagaatagaagagtgttgaaaaaaaaacggtatcggaagcgtagtaccgaaaaacttttactacaaaagttgtagcaaattgtgcccttaacgcaatggtttgtaacatttttattcccagatgcatcaatatcgagaatttttcaaaaatgtgaaaaatagaagagtgttgaaaaaaaacggtatccggagcatagtacagaaaaacttttactacacaagttgtagcaaattgtgcccttaacgcaatggtctgtaaca is from Onthophagus taurus isolate NC chromosome 8, IU_Otau_3.0, whole genome shotgun sequence and encodes:
- the LOC139431112 gene encoding uncharacterized protein: MLILILISIVVATPEQGFEINRIESNPGLYFEQIHALSLYNTVWKLYNSIDLRSYKELYQLVTVSSLKTNEICNSNREVLPDQFCYTFTSVMNATLERLKQNDLLVADLLATTNNNVRNKRGAVNIIGGAAKLLFGTLDAEDGAMFNKKINYLEENQNKLIELSKYQVSTFESAMNALNTTKNNPIYRKLQTKLEHITDYIEKISNSVNNATAKIKLYQTIDESVLLFDLLANHFSQYQGNLLEILINAHQGIIHPLLLSPAKLVSELQKIQNLIPTDSTFPVTLILANSHELYKLLKLSVYRNGEIIYFIVRVPLTNRDVYDLVKVTSLPVRLDKDLFSFIVPSKSYLVIDNNKQQFFQTDIDYVKSCITLNEKLLCEQKEPLHFVAASENCEISIYSKSKISESCDKRLIHLLHPLFVKNEAPNSWIFAAPKATSLQINCKFSKSSIELNNTGILNLQPKCVAYADNVILQSFNEIKQITNFITPFIPKINMTEAFWKSKINFANVPKYNYSLMSNNLISLSKFSVSLSHLKDKQKELVPNVHDVHHYVSIYVLLIIFIIVTIVIIVLRKLKKEKPVDVVQPTQNSAESVDTIEICSNPSYKFPN